The following coding sequences are from one Streptomyces angustmyceticus window:
- a CDS encoding MIP/aquaporin family protein, whose product MSSSDIFISETIGTAVLILLGGGVCAAVTFKRSKAFNAGWVAIAFGWGFAVLTGAYIAAKSGAHLNPAVTIGLAIKGGIEWSQVPVYFGGEMLGAMIGAVLVWITYYGQFQAHLSDPEVLADHTGEEGLVDQSAAPSAGPVLGIFSTGPEIRNAVQNLATEIIATTVLVLSILTLGLSDNGKGVGVIGTLLVALVVTGIGLSLGGPTGYAINPVRDLGPRIVHALLPLRNKGGSDWGYAWIPVVGPLIGGALAGGIYQVAFA is encoded by the coding sequence GTGTCCAGCTCCGACATCTTCATCAGCGAGACCATCGGTACCGCTGTTCTGATCTTGCTCGGCGGTGGCGTCTGCGCCGCCGTCACCTTCAAGCGCTCCAAGGCGTTCAACGCCGGATGGGTCGCCATCGCCTTCGGGTGGGGCTTCGCCGTCCTCACGGGTGCCTACATCGCCGCGAAGTCCGGCGCACACCTCAACCCCGCGGTCACCATCGGCCTCGCCATCAAGGGCGGTATCGAGTGGAGCCAGGTGCCGGTCTACTTCGGCGGCGAGATGCTCGGCGCCATGATCGGCGCGGTGCTGGTGTGGATCACCTACTACGGGCAGTTCCAGGCCCATCTGAGTGACCCCGAGGTGCTGGCCGACCACACCGGCGAGGAGGGCCTGGTCGACCAGTCCGCCGCGCCCTCCGCCGGACCGGTCCTCGGCATCTTCTCCACCGGTCCGGAGATCCGGAACGCGGTGCAGAACCTGGCCACCGAGATCATCGCCACCACCGTGCTCGTGCTGTCGATCCTCACGCTCGGCCTGAGCGACAACGGCAAGGGCGTCGGCGTCATCGGCACCCTGCTGGTCGCGCTGGTCGTCACCGGCATCGGCCTGTCGCTCGGCGGTCCGACCGGGTACGCGATCAACCCGGTCCGCGACCTCGGCCCGCGCATCGTGCACGCGCTTCTGCCGCTGCGGAACAAGGGCGGTTCAGACTGGGGCTACGCCTGGATCCCGGTCGTCGGCCCGCTCATCGGCGGAGCCCTCGCCGGTGGCATCTACCAGGTGGCGTTCGCCTGA
- the glpK gene encoding glycerol kinase GlpK: MSDTPSTSSHGNGPFIAAIDQGTTSSRCIVFDKDGRIVSVDQKEHEQIFPKPGWVEHDATEIWNNVQQVVDSAVEKAGLTAADVKAIGITNQRETTVLWDRTTGEPVHNAIVWQDTRTDALCKELGRNVGQDRFRRETGLPLASYFAGPKIRWLLDNVDGLRERAERGDILFGTMDSWVIWNLTGGVDGGVHVTDVTNASRTMLMNLHRLEWDPKILTSMEIPAAVLPEIKSSAEVYGHATGGVLAGVPVASALGDQQAALFGQTCFEQGEAKSTYGTGTFMLMNTGHEPVNSYNGLLTTVGYRIGDEQPVYALEGSIAVTGSLVQWMRDQMGLINSAAEIETLASTVEDNGGAYFVPAFSGLFAPYWRSDARGVIAGLTRYVTKAHIARAVLEATAWQTREITDAMTKDSGVELTALKVDGGMTSNNLLMQTISDFLDAPVVRPMVAETTCLGAAYAAGLAVGFWSSTDELRANWRRAAEWTPRMDAATRDREYKSWLKAVERTMGWIEDEE, from the coding sequence ATGAGCGACACCCCCAGCACCTCCTCCCACGGGAACGGCCCGTTCATCGCGGCCATCGACCAGGGCACCACGTCCAGCCGCTGCATCGTCTTCGACAAGGACGGCCGGATCGTCTCGGTCGACCAGAAGGAGCACGAGCAGATCTTCCCGAAGCCGGGCTGGGTCGAGCACGACGCCACCGAGATCTGGAACAACGTCCAGCAGGTCGTCGACAGCGCCGTCGAGAAGGCGGGGCTCACCGCCGCCGACGTCAAGGCGATCGGCATCACCAACCAGCGCGAGACCACCGTCCTGTGGGACCGAACCACCGGTGAGCCGGTCCACAACGCCATCGTCTGGCAGGACACCCGCACCGACGCGCTCTGCAAGGAACTCGGCCGCAACGTCGGCCAGGACCGCTTCCGCCGCGAGACCGGCCTGCCGCTGGCCTCCTACTTCGCCGGCCCGAAGATCCGCTGGCTGCTCGACAACGTCGACGGCCTGCGCGAGCGCGCCGAGCGCGGCGACATCCTCTTCGGCACCATGGACTCCTGGGTCATCTGGAACCTGACCGGCGGTGTCGACGGCGGCGTGCACGTCACGGACGTCACCAACGCCTCGCGCACCATGCTGATGAACCTCCACCGCCTGGAGTGGGACCCGAAGATCCTCACGTCGATGGAGATCCCGGCGGCCGTGCTGCCGGAGATCAAGTCCTCCGCCGAGGTCTACGGCCACGCCACCGGCGGTGTGCTGGCCGGCGTCCCGGTCGCCTCGGCGCTCGGCGACCAGCAGGCCGCGCTGTTCGGCCAGACCTGCTTCGAGCAGGGCGAGGCCAAGTCCACGTACGGCACCGGCACCTTCATGCTGATGAACACCGGCCACGAGCCGGTGAACTCCTACAACGGACTGCTGACCACGGTCGGCTACCGCATCGGCGACGAGCAGCCGGTCTACGCCCTGGAAGGCTCCATCGCCGTCACCGGCTCGCTCGTCCAGTGGATGCGCGACCAGATGGGGCTGATCAACAGCGCGGCCGAGATCGAGACCCTGGCCAGCACGGTCGAGGACAACGGCGGCGCGTACTTCGTGCCGGCCTTCTCCGGCCTGTTCGCCCCCTACTGGCGCTCGGACGCGCGCGGTGTCATCGCGGGCCTGACCCGCTACGTCACCAAGGCGCACATCGCGCGCGCCGTGCTCGAGGCCACCGCCTGGCAGACCCGTGAGATCACCGACGCCATGACCAAGGACTCCGGCGTCGAGCTGACCGCGCTCAAGGTCGACGGCGGAATGACCTCCAACAACCTGCTGATGCAGACCATCTCGGACTTCCTGGACGCACCCGTGGTGCGCCCGATGGTCGCCGAGACCACCTGCCTCGGCGCTGCCTACGCGGCCGGACTGGCCGTCGGCTTCTGGTCCAGCACCGACGAGCTGCGCGCCAACTGGCGCCGGGCCGCCGAATGGACCCCCCGGATGGATGCGGCCACCCGTGACCGCGAGTACAAGAGCTGGCTCAAGGCCGTCGAGCGGACCATGGGCTGGATCGAGGACGAGGAGTAA
- a CDS encoding pyridoxamine 5'-phosphate oxidase family protein, protein MTSVDARPSGPRSPEQRKREALERLARDNDVWVATADGGGEPCLVPLAFWWDGEAVWLSTRDTNPTGRNLCASGRVRLSFGHTRDVVLVHGTTRMLTREELPAEVGDAFAAKDGWDPREDHPSYVFFQVTPTVLQAWGTVPEMAGRTLMRDGKWLV, encoded by the coding sequence ATGACCTCAGTCGACGCTCGCCCCAGCGGACCCCGCAGCCCGGAACAGCGCAAGCGCGAGGCGCTGGAACGGCTCGCGCGGGACAACGATGTATGGGTCGCCACGGCCGACGGCGGTGGCGAGCCGTGCCTCGTTCCGCTGGCCTTCTGGTGGGACGGCGAGGCGGTGTGGCTGTCGACCCGTGACACCAACCCGACCGGGCGGAACCTGTGCGCCTCCGGCCGGGTTCGGCTCAGCTTCGGCCATACCCGGGACGTGGTCCTGGTCCACGGCACCACGCGCATGCTGACCCGCGAGGAGCTTCCGGCCGAGGTGGGCGATGCCTTCGCCGCCAAGGACGGCTGGGACCCCCGTGAGGACCACCCGTCGTACGTCTTCTTCCAGGTCACCCCGACGGTGCTGCAGGCGTGGGGAACGGTTCCGGAGATGGCCGGGCGGACCCTGATGCGCGACGGGAAGTGGCTGGTCTAG
- a CDS encoding aldo/keto reductase yields the protein MHRPPYGPRELGRSGVTVPPLGLGCAPLGNLYRAVPEEQARQVVHTALATGAAHFDTAPHYGVGLSEERLGRALRGYDRAAYTLATKVGRRLRPLVPGERTDGEGFVDTPARARVRDLSRDGIRATLDASLARLGVDAVDIVYLHDVEDHLREVYETGFPALAELRAEGVVRAIGFGMNHSGPLARLVADLDVDVVLCAGRWTLLERTAFDDLLPACERRGTGVVVGGVYNSGLLADPSPGAPYDYAPAPPALLDRARQLSAVCAEFGVPLKAAALRFPFGHRAVASVVVGAARPGEMAENAALFTRHIPDALWHTLVARGLLDPDLPLPLQD from the coding sequence GTGCACCGACCCCCGTACGGACCGCGCGAGCTGGGGCGCAGCGGCGTCACCGTCCCGCCCCTGGGCCTGGGCTGCGCCCCGCTCGGCAACCTCTACCGCGCCGTCCCCGAGGAGCAGGCGCGGCAAGTCGTCCACACCGCCCTGGCCACCGGCGCCGCCCACTTCGACACCGCCCCCCACTACGGCGTGGGCCTGTCCGAGGAACGCCTCGGCCGGGCCCTGCGCGGATACGACCGGGCCGCCTACACCCTCGCCACCAAGGTCGGCCGCCGGCTGCGCCCGCTCGTCCCGGGGGAGCGGACGGACGGCGAGGGCTTCGTGGACACCCCCGCCCGCGCCCGGGTGCGCGACCTTTCCCGCGACGGCATCCGCGCCACCCTGGACGCCTCCCTGGCGCGGCTCGGGGTGGACGCGGTGGACATCGTCTACCTCCACGACGTCGAGGACCACCTGCGCGAGGTGTACGAGACCGGCTTCCCGGCCCTCGCCGAACTGCGCGCCGAGGGCGTGGTCCGCGCCATCGGCTTCGGCATGAACCACAGCGGTCCGCTGGCCCGTCTGGTCGCCGACCTGGACGTGGACGTGGTGCTCTGCGCCGGCCGCTGGACCCTGCTGGAGCGCACCGCCTTCGACGACCTGCTGCCCGCGTGCGAGCGCCGCGGCACCGGTGTGGTCGTCGGCGGCGTCTACAACTCCGGCCTGCTGGCCGACCCGTCACCCGGCGCGCCCTACGACTACGCGCCCGCGCCGCCCGCCCTCCTCGACCGGGCACGTCAACTCTCCGCCGTCTGCGCGGAGTTCGGCGTCCCCCTCAAAGCGGCCGCGCTCCGCTTCCCCTTCGGCCACCGTGCCGTCGCCTCCGTCGTCGTCGGCGCCGCCCGCCCCGGGGAAATGGCCGAGAACGCCGCGCTGTTCACCCGGCACATCCCGGACGCGCTGTGGCATACGCTCGTCGCCCGCGGCCTGCTCGACCCCGATCTGCCGCTGCCCCTGCAGGACTGA
- a CDS encoding FadR/GntR family transcriptional regulator, whose protein sequence is MAVTDEAIEKIKGMIVSGALRPGDRLPKESELAAELGLSRNSLREAVRALSLIRILDVRQGDGTYVTSLDPQLLLEAMSFVVDFHRDDTVLEFLAVRRILEPAATAMAAGRMGPAELDALEGQLNALGPSPSVEDLVACDLEFHRGIVAASGNSVLCSLLEGISGPTTRARIWRGLTQKDAVARTLTEHRAILGALRDRDAEAARAWATVHIASVEQWLRASL, encoded by the coding sequence ATGGCGGTCACCGACGAGGCCATCGAGAAGATCAAGGGCATGATCGTCTCCGGCGCGCTGCGGCCGGGCGACCGGCTGCCGAAGGAGAGCGAGCTGGCGGCCGAACTGGGCCTGTCCCGCAACTCGCTGCGCGAGGCGGTGCGCGCGCTGTCCCTGATCCGCATCCTGGATGTGCGCCAGGGCGACGGCACCTACGTCACCAGCCTCGATCCGCAGCTCCTGCTGGAGGCCATGAGCTTCGTGGTGGACTTCCACCGCGACGACACGGTGCTGGAGTTCCTCGCCGTCCGCCGGATCCTGGAGCCGGCCGCCACGGCCATGGCCGCCGGCCGGATGGGACCCGCGGAACTCGACGCCCTGGAGGGCCAGTTGAACGCGCTGGGGCCCAGCCCCTCGGTCGAGGACCTGGTCGCCTGCGACCTGGAGTTCCACCGCGGGATCGTCGCGGCGTCCGGCAACTCCGTGCTCTGCTCGCTGCTGGAAGGGATCTCCGGGCCGACCACCCGGGCCAGGATCTGGCGGGGCCTGACCCAGAAGGACGCGGTGGCCCGCACCCTCACCGAACACCGCGCGATCCTCGGCGCCCTGCGCGACCGGGACGCGGAGGCCGCGCGGGCGTGGGCGACGGTGCACATCGCGAGCGTGGAGCAGTGGCTGCGCGCGTCACTGTGA
- a CDS encoding amidohydrolase family protein: MRIDAHHHLWDLSRRDQPWMDGPWADPIRRGYAPGDLAPHLTGHGIDATLVVQSSSSYEETAELLALAAGEGPLAGVVGWADLRDPALAEVLAAPPGPLVGIRHQVQDEPDPDWLVRPDVLRGLRTLAGAGLVYDLLVTPRELPAAHAAVRAVPELSFVLDHAAKPAVARGDWQPWADALTALAGLPNVSCKLSGLVTEADWDAWRPQQILPYARHVLESFGPGRVMFGSDWPVCTLAAGYEDVVALAESATSHLSEPERADVFGGTAARVYGVRR; encoded by the coding sequence ATGCGTATCGACGCCCATCACCATCTGTGGGACCTCAGCCGGCGCGACCAGCCGTGGATGGACGGGCCGTGGGCCGACCCGATCCGCCGCGGCTATGCGCCGGGCGACCTCGCCCCGCACCTGACCGGCCACGGCATCGACGCCACCCTCGTCGTCCAGTCGTCGTCCTCGTACGAGGAGACCGCCGAACTGCTCGCCCTCGCGGCGGGGGAGGGGCCCCTCGCCGGCGTCGTGGGATGGGCCGATCTCCGCGACCCGGCGCTCGCCGAGGTCCTCGCCGCGCCGCCCGGCCCTCTGGTGGGCATCCGGCACCAGGTGCAGGACGAACCGGACCCCGACTGGCTCGTCCGCCCGGACGTCCTCCGGGGCCTGCGCACCCTGGCCGGCGCCGGGCTGGTCTACGACCTGCTGGTCACCCCGCGCGAACTGCCCGCCGCCCACGCCGCCGTACGCGCCGTGCCCGAGCTGTCCTTCGTGCTGGACCACGCCGCCAAACCGGCCGTCGCGCGCGGCGACTGGCAGCCCTGGGCGGACGCCCTCACCGCGCTCGCCGGCCTGCCCAACGTCAGCTGCAAGCTGTCCGGACTGGTCACCGAGGCCGACTGGGACGCCTGGCGCCCGCAGCAGATCCTGCCCTACGCCCGCCACGTCCTGGAGTCCTTCGGCCCTGGCCGCGTGATGTTCGGTTCCGACTGGCCGGTGTGCACCCTGGCCGCGGGCTACGAGGATGTCGTGGCCCTCGCGGAGTCGGCCACGAGCCACCTGAGCGAACCGGAACGGGCGGACGTCTTCGGGGGGACGGCGGCGCGGGTGTATGGCGTGCGGCGGTGA
- a CDS encoding glycerol-3-phosphate dehydrogenase/oxidase — MSTLQSVPALGTHPASGSHASRAETREQLSKATYDLLVIGGGILGISTAWHAAQAGLRVALVDAGDFAGATSSASSKLLHGGLRYLQTGAVKLVAENHFERRAVSRQVAPHLANPLTFYLPVYKGGPHGAAKLGAGVFAYSALSAFGDGVGHVISPAKAQRDVPELRTDNLKAVAVYGDDQMNDSRMALMTVRAAAAAGATVLNHAEVTGLRFTQGRVTGAELKDRVEGAEFGVNARLVLNATGPWVDHLRKMEDANAAPSIRLSKGAHLVLKRTAPWKAALATPIDKYRITFALPWEDMLLLGTTDEEFEGDPADVSVTEKDTAQILDEAAFSVRDQQLSRDLITYSFAGLRVLPGGPGDTSKAKRETVVTEGSGGMLSVAGGKWTTFRHIGRTVMNKLAALPGHPLAEDMEPIAHLPKKLPLPGIANPNAVAHRLLVDGGTPGPRMAPETARHLATHYGSLSFDIARLANENPALAERIHPDAPEIWAQVAYARDHEWAETVDDVLRRRTTLTIRGLDTEDVRARVKDMLAG, encoded by the coding sequence ATGAGCACCCTGCAGAGCGTCCCGGCACTCGGGACGCACCCGGCCAGTGGTTCGCACGCGAGCCGCGCCGAGACTCGGGAGCAGCTTTCCAAGGCGACGTACGACCTCCTGGTGATCGGCGGCGGCATCCTGGGCATCTCCACCGCCTGGCACGCCGCACAGGCCGGACTGCGGGTGGCCCTGGTGGACGCCGGTGACTTCGCCGGCGCCACCTCCTCCGCCTCCTCCAAGCTGCTCCACGGCGGTCTGCGCTACCTGCAGACCGGCGCGGTCAAGCTGGTGGCGGAGAACCACTTCGAGCGGCGTGCGGTGTCCCGCCAGGTCGCGCCGCACCTCGCCAACCCCCTGACCTTCTACCTGCCCGTCTACAAGGGCGGCCCGCACGGCGCGGCCAAGCTGGGCGCGGGCGTCTTCGCCTACTCGGCGCTGTCCGCGTTCGGCGACGGCGTCGGCCACGTCATATCCCCGGCCAAGGCGCAGCGCGACGTGCCGGAGCTGCGGACGGACAACCTCAAGGCCGTGGCCGTGTACGGCGACGACCAGATGAACGACTCCCGGATGGCCCTGATGACCGTCCGTGCGGCGGCCGCGGCCGGCGCCACGGTCCTCAACCACGCCGAGGTCACCGGCCTGCGCTTCACCCAGGGCCGGGTCACCGGCGCGGAACTCAAGGACCGGGTCGAGGGCGCGGAGTTCGGCGTCAACGCCCGTCTGGTGCTCAACGCCACCGGCCCGTGGGTGGACCACCTGCGCAAGATGGAGGACGCGAACGCGGCCCCGTCCATCCGGCTGTCGAAGGGCGCGCACCTGGTCCTCAAGCGGACCGCGCCCTGGAAGGCCGCGCTGGCCACCCCGATCGACAAGTACCGCATCACCTTCGCCCTCCCCTGGGAGGACATGCTGCTGCTGGGCACCACCGACGAGGAGTTCGAGGGCGACCCGGCGGACGTCTCGGTCACCGAGAAGGACACCGCGCAGATCCTGGACGAGGCGGCCTTCTCCGTCCGCGACCAGCAGCTGTCGCGCGATCTGATCACCTACTCCTTCGCGGGTCTGCGGGTGCTGCCCGGCGGCCCCGGCGACACCTCCAAGGCCAAGCGCGAGACGGTCGTGACCGAGGGCAGCGGCGGCATGCTGTCGGTGGCCGGCGGCAAGTGGACGACCTTCCGGCACATCGGCCGCACGGTCATGAACAAGCTGGCCGCGCTGCCCGGCCACCCGCTGGCCGAGGACATGGAGCCCATCGCGCACCTGCCGAAGAAGCTCCCGCTGCCCGGTATCGCCAACCCGAACGCGGTCGCGCACCGGCTGCTCGTCGACGGCGGCACGCCCGGCCCGCGGATGGCCCCGGAGACCGCCCGGCACCTCGCCACCCACTACGGTTCGCTGTCCTTCGACATCGCCCGGCTGGCGAACGAGAACCCGGCGCTGGCCGAGCGCATCCACCCGGACGCGCCGGAGATCTGGGCGCAGGTCGCCTACGCCCGCGACCACGAGTGGGCCGAGACGGTCGACGATGTGCTGCGCCGCCGCACGACGCTGACGATCCGTGGCCTGGACACGGAGGACGTGCGGGCCCGGGTCAAGGACATGCTGGCCGGCTGA
- a CDS encoding IclR family transcriptional regulator yields the protein MARTIQSLERAAAMLRLLAGGERRLGLSDISSSLGLAKGTAHGILRTLQQEGFVEQDDTSGRYQLGAELLRLGNSYLDVHELRARALVWTDDLARSSGEAVYLGVLHQAGVLIVHHVFRPDDSRQVLEVGAMQPLHSTALGKVLSAYDPVAHSEIVEADRTAFTPRTLTGLGEIEGLLDLTRARGWAADVEETWEGVASVAAPIHDRRRMPVGAVGVTGAVERVCQEGELRPEIIAAVRDCARAVSRDLGAGRF from the coding sequence ATGGCACGCACCATCCAGTCGCTGGAGCGCGCCGCAGCGATGCTGCGGCTGCTCGCAGGAGGGGAACGGCGACTGGGACTCTCCGACATCTCCTCCTCACTGGGACTGGCCAAGGGCACCGCCCACGGGATCCTGCGCACGCTGCAGCAGGAGGGCTTCGTCGAGCAGGACGACACCTCCGGGCGCTACCAGCTGGGCGCGGAGCTGCTGCGGCTGGGCAACAGCTACCTGGACGTGCACGAGCTGCGCGCCCGCGCCCTGGTGTGGACCGACGACCTGGCCCGCTCCAGCGGCGAGGCCGTCTACCTGGGCGTGCTGCACCAGGCCGGCGTGCTGATCGTCCACCACGTCTTCCGTCCTGACGACAGCCGGCAGGTGCTGGAGGTGGGCGCGATGCAGCCGCTGCACAGCACGGCGCTGGGCAAGGTGCTGTCGGCGTACGACCCGGTGGCGCACAGCGAGATCGTCGAGGCGGACCGGACGGCGTTCACCCCGCGCACACTGACCGGGCTCGGGGAGATCGAGGGACTGCTGGACCTGACCCGGGCGCGGGGCTGGGCCGCGGACGTGGAGGAGACCTGGGAGGGGGTGGCGTCGGTGGCCGCGCCGATCCACGACCGGCGGCGGATGCCGGTGGGTGCGGTGGGTGTCACAGGAGCGGTCGAGCGGGTCTGCCAGGAGGGCGAACTGCGGCCGGAAATCATCGCTGCTGTGAGGGATTGCGCACGCGCCGTGTCCCGGGATCTTGGTGCAGGGCGATTCTGA